One region of Bacillota bacterium genomic DNA includes:
- a CDS encoding WecB/TagA/CpsF family glycosyltransferase, which yields TAGEQGGGQPGPYEILGLPVHPVGLEEAAALVTRWVQERDGASGLLRHVVTLNPEMVMRARKDPGLAGVVSRAELVVPDGIGVVWAARMLGRPALGRVPGVELAERCLRELARLNLPVFLVGGEPPGPDGPGVAEEAARRLQARPDLAGLRVAGTHHGYFAFGSDEEERLLRAIEAARPALLLVGMGVPRQEAWIDHRRERLRRAVRVAIGVGGSLDVWAGRTRRAPPAVRRLGLEWLFRAATQPWRLKRLAALPAFAGAVLGYRLGGIMGQRVRRKA from the coding sequence CGACGGCCGGCGAGCAAGGCGGCGGGCAGCCCGGGCCGTATGAGATCCTGGGGCTGCCGGTTCACCCTGTGGGGCTCGAAGAGGCGGCAGCCCTCGTCACCCGCTGGGTGCAGGAGAGGGACGGCGCCTCGGGCCTTCTCAGGCACGTGGTCACCCTCAACCCCGAGATGGTGATGCGTGCCCGCAAGGATCCGGGGTTGGCCGGCGTCGTGAGCCGGGCCGAACTGGTGGTGCCCGATGGCATCGGGGTCGTGTGGGCCGCCCGCATGCTGGGCCGGCCCGCTCTCGGGCGGGTGCCCGGCGTCGAACTCGCCGAACGCTGCCTGCGGGAGCTCGCCCGCCTGAACCTGCCCGTTTTCCTCGTGGGGGGCGAGCCTCCGGGGCCGGACGGCCCCGGCGTGGCCGAGGAGGCAGCCCGGCGGCTGCAGGCACGCCCGGATCTTGCGGGCCTGCGCGTTGCCGGCACGCATCACGGCTACTTCGCATTTGGAAGTGACGAAGAGGAGCGGCTGCTCCGTGCCATTGAGGCCGCCCGCCCGGCGCTCTTGCTGGTGGGCATGGGCGTCCCGCGCCAGGAGGCCTGGATTGATCACCGCCGCGAGCGCCTGCGCCGGGCGGTTCGGGTGGCCATCGGGGTGGGGGGGAGCCTGGACGTCTGGGCGGGGAGGACCCGCCGGGCGCCGCCCGCGGTGCGCCGGCTGGGCCTGGAATGGCTGTTCCGGGCCGCCACCCAGCCCTGGCGCCTCAAGCGGCTCGCAGCCCTTCCCGCATTCGCCGGGGCGGTGTTGGGTTACCGGCTAGGCGGTATAATGGGGCAGCGGGTCCGGAGGAAGGCGTAG